One genomic segment of Aquipluma nitroreducens includes these proteins:
- a CDS encoding TolC family protein, which translates to MITSREKLSRFNLLKVLLLGIILFIGFLTKAQTFTLEQCIDTALQYNRTIKLSQQDVFQANEKNKETKGNLFPKLNGITDYRYYTDLPYQLMPADAFGGPAGTYKEVQFGVPQSLNTNLQLTVPIYNPTALGAIKTTRIASELSEVQKRKTDEDVVLEVSNAYYNAQILLNQLAFLDSNMINTNKLLQTTTLLHQQQIAKGTDVDRLQLQLDQLANQRKTVFSQQQQVLNALKFLMGKPISDSIQVAITENTLVQLDPQIQATTDMKLIDKKLQFNYAELKGLRNSKLPSLGAYGVYGTTGYGNTGANSFFNFHPIGYVGAQLSIPLFNGTITKHKIVQKKIDIQKTNIQKELVSEKSKLDLINAEMQYTLANQNIATVNDQIKLAKKIYNNTVLQNKQGMATITDLLLADNSLREAQQNYIVAMVNLRKAELEYKRVTGNLMAIKN; encoded by the coding sequence ATGATTACATCAAGGGAAAAGCTATCAAGATTTAATTTACTAAAAGTTCTGCTATTGGGGATTATCCTGTTTATAGGTTTTCTAACAAAAGCTCAAACGTTTACACTGGAGCAATGCATCGACACTGCATTGCAGTATAACCGAACCATCAAACTATCACAGCAGGATGTTTTTCAGGCCAATGAGAAAAACAAGGAAACCAAAGGCAATCTGTTTCCAAAACTGAATGGGATAACTGATTATCGCTATTATACCGACTTACCTTATCAGCTGATGCCTGCTGATGCTTTTGGAGGTCCTGCCGGAACTTATAAGGAAGTACAATTTGGTGTGCCGCAAAGCCTGAATACCAATCTGCAACTAACGGTGCCCATTTACAACCCAACAGCTTTAGGTGCGATAAAAACTACCCGGATAGCCAGTGAACTTTCTGAAGTTCAGAAAAGGAAAACAGATGAAGATGTGGTGCTGGAAGTTTCAAATGCTTACTACAACGCACAGATTCTATTGAATCAACTGGCTTTTTTGGACAGCAACATGATCAATACCAATAAACTACTGCAAACAACCACGTTGCTGCACCAACAGCAGATTGCAAAAGGAACTGATGTGGACAGACTCCAATTACAGTTGGATCAGTTAGCCAATCAAAGAAAAACCGTTTTTTCGCAGCAGCAGCAAGTGTTAAATGCACTCAAATTTCTGATGGGAAAACCAATTTCTGATTCCATCCAGGTTGCAATAACTGAAAACACTTTGGTTCAATTGGATCCTCAGATTCAAGCGACTACAGACATGAAGTTGATTGATAAAAAATTACAATTTAATTACGCTGAACTTAAAGGGCTTCGTAATTCAAAATTGCCTTCGTTGGGTGCTTACGGAGTTTATGGTACGACTGGCTATGGCAATACTGGCGCCAATAGCTTTTTCAATTTTCATCCAATCGGTTATGTTGGCGCTCAACTGTCGATCCCACTGTTTAATGGCACGATTACAAAACACAAGATTGTACAAAAAAAGATAGATATACAGAAAACAAATATTCAGAAAGAACTGGTATCAGAAAAATCGAAACTCGACCTGATTAATGCCGAAATGCAATATACGCTTGCAAACCAAAACATTGCAACAGTTAATGATCAAATAAAACTGGCAAAAAAGATTTACAACAATACCGTGCTGCAAAACAAACAAGGAATGGCAACCATTACTGATTTGCTACTGGCCGACAATTCATTACGCGAAGCACAGCAAAACTACATCGTTGCAATGGTAAATCTTCGAAAGGCTGAATTGGAATACAAACGGGTAACAGGAAACCTTATGGCAATTAAAAATTAA
- a CDS encoding efflux RND transporter periplasmic adaptor subunit encodes MKKTIIYIIVALALISIVVIRLKTNKETTVNRVYQYNKEQAINVQAITLKLESVKNDISYTGTFEPNKETRISADIQGKINSVLVDVGSAVRKGQALVQLDNSLLELQLQTIEIQIEGLEADVKRYTVLANADAIQGVQLEKTELSFKSAKVQKATLTEQINKTIITAPFSGIVTAKLTEEGAFSAPGIPLLQITDISSLKFTVNVPEQELSQFETNQQYALSADAYPETVLSGKVIMTGSKANMGNSFPVQFSVNNTADLKIKSGMFGNVQLKNKAEEKLIIIPASAIVGTNIQPQVFLVKNGKAILQNITTSNRFQNKVQVSSGLTEGDVIITNGFINLFDGANVTISN; translated from the coding sequence ATGAAAAAAACGATCATTTATATAATTGTGGCATTGGCTTTAATCTCCATAGTGGTAATTCGCCTGAAGACCAACAAAGAAACCACTGTAAACAGGGTTTATCAATACAACAAAGAACAGGCAATTAATGTGCAGGCCATCACGCTGAAGCTTGAAAGTGTTAAAAATGATATTTCTTACACGGGAACCTTTGAACCCAACAAAGAAACAAGAATAAGCGCGGATATTCAGGGAAAAATTAATTCGGTTTTGGTGGATGTTGGAAGTGCGGTCCGAAAAGGTCAGGCTTTAGTTCAACTGGACAACTCCTTACTGGAACTGCAATTACAAACCATTGAAATTCAGATTGAAGGATTGGAAGCGGATGTAAAACGATATACCGTACTTGCCAATGCCGATGCCATTCAAGGTGTTCAGCTGGAAAAGACCGAATTGTCCTTTAAATCAGCTAAAGTACAGAAGGCTACTCTAACGGAGCAAATCAATAAAACGATTATTACAGCGCCATTCAGCGGAATTGTTACCGCGAAACTAACAGAAGAAGGAGCCTTCTCGGCACCAGGTATTCCTTTACTCCAAATCACAGATATCTCAAGCCTGAAGTTTACTGTAAATGTTCCCGAACAGGAGTTAAGTCAGTTCGAAACCAATCAACAATACGCTCTTTCCGCAGATGCTTATCCGGAAACGGTGTTGTCGGGAAAGGTGATCATGACAGGCAGCAAAGCCAATATGGGGAATAGTTTTCCGGTACAATTTTCAGTAAACAACACCGCCGATTTAAAAATCAAATCAGGAATGTTTGGAAATGTACAGTTGAAAAACAAGGCAGAAGAAAAGTTAATCATTATCCCGGCATCTGCAATCGTTGGAACAAACATTCAACCACAAGTTTTTCTGGTCAAAAATGGTAAAGCCATTCTTCAAAATATCACCACTTCAAACCGGTTTCAAAATAAAGTACAGGTTTCAAGTGGGTTAACCGAAGGCGATGTAATTATAACCAACGGGTTTATCAATCTTTTTGATGGCGCAAATGTGACAATTAGCAATTAA
- a CDS encoding efflux RND transporter permease subunit, protein MNITKIAINRPSLIIVLFSVFALLGIIGFTNLGYELLPDFNQPVVVIKTMYPGAEPNEVETSVSRKIEDALSNLEGVDYLETKSMPNASVIIANLKYGTNLSIAMQDAQRYIDNIKKDLPADILSPVMTKVSPNDLPIISISATSRLPATEFYQKMKDEYLPQIQQLKGVAEITLLGGEEREIQVKADQDKLKLYKISLYQVVEAINRSGIDLPAGKAQTDKESNSVRLTGKFSNVNDIMNVQVAMPGPGMPVYVKDVATVIDGVKEISSVSRYNGVNGIGLLLKKQGDANAVEVSKLVHTKLKQIESANSNYGVKFDVADDSTDMTIAAVNSVVDDLILAVILVSLVMFLFLRSYRNSLIVLIAIPTSLITAFAVMWLMGFTLNLMTLLAMSLIIGILVDDAIVILENIQRHLDMGKDKETAALEGRMEIGFSAISITLVDVVVFLPILFLQVFVADMLKQFSIVVITSTLTSLLVGFTLVPWLASRIGKKEDLQPTNFMNRFLLWFEKQLTTFIDWYGRQLEWVLSHKLIFSGIVIFLLVMTGVMMKQGIIGKEMMSTGDQGKFRLNLEYDKTTTVQENNIRTQRVENFILQQPEVATLFSNIAGPSTGIGSLGVGSANISEFTIQLKPEKERDIKTEAFMKSLREELKKQFTGVNFSMAVLGLLPKQAPIKITLSGSDLNLVMKTGNELKAAIEKIPGADNVQLSVEEGSPEFKVIPDKDKMQRLGLTTAYVGLNLRTAFTGNDDATLTENGTEYPVRIWLDDFDRKNFEDVQRISIVNPMNIPIEVSQFAEVRQDNSPSLLERLDRQPSVTITSESFGRPSGTLADEAISFLKTQPLPEGVKLTWGADIKTQNESFGALASVLIISFILIYLIMVALYDSYIYPFVALFAIPMAAIGAFLALNLSLNHLTLFAQLGLIMLMGLVTKNAILIVDFTNQLKAQGKYYKEALIIAGKERMRPILMTTLAMAIGMLPIALARGTASEWKNGLAWVIIGGLLSSMILTVYLVPMVYYVVDRIKEKVANKKQK, encoded by the coding sequence ATGAACATTACAAAAATAGCAATCAATCGTCCATCGCTGATCATCGTTCTTTTCAGCGTATTCGCCCTGTTGGGGATCATTGGATTTACAAACCTGGGGTATGAACTGTTGCCAGACTTCAACCAGCCGGTGGTAGTAATAAAAACAATGTATCCGGGTGCCGAACCCAATGAAGTAGAAACCTCTGTTTCCAGAAAAATAGAGGACGCCTTATCGAATCTCGAAGGTGTCGATTATTTGGAGACCAAGTCGATGCCCAATGCTTCCGTTATTATTGCCAACCTAAAATACGGAACGAACCTGAGCATTGCCATGCAGGATGCCCAGCGGTATATCGACAATATTAAAAAAGATCTACCGGCAGACATTTTGAGTCCGGTGATGACCAAGGTTTCGCCCAACGATTTACCCATTATATCGATCAGCGCAACAAGTCGCTTGCCTGCTACAGAGTTTTATCAAAAAATGAAAGATGAGTATCTTCCACAAATTCAGCAATTGAAAGGGGTGGCAGAAATTACTCTGCTTGGCGGAGAAGAACGGGAAATTCAAGTGAAGGCTGATCAGGATAAACTGAAACTGTACAAAATATCACTATATCAGGTTGTAGAGGCCATTAACCGCTCAGGAATTGATTTGCCTGCCGGTAAAGCGCAAACTGATAAAGAAAGTAATTCAGTTCGTCTGACAGGAAAGTTTTCGAACGTAAATGATATCATGAATGTTCAGGTAGCTATGCCTGGGCCGGGAATGCCGGTTTATGTAAAAGATGTGGCAACTGTTATTGATGGGGTAAAAGAAATAAGTTCGGTTAGCCGTTACAATGGCGTAAACGGAATAGGTCTTTTATTGAAAAAACAAGGCGATGCCAACGCGGTAGAAGTTTCAAAATTAGTCCACACGAAACTCAAACAAATTGAAAGTGCAAACTCCAACTACGGGGTGAAATTTGATGTTGCCGATGATTCAACCGACATGACCATTGCGGCAGTAAATTCAGTAGTCGATGACCTGATTCTGGCTGTAATCCTGGTTTCATTGGTTATGTTCCTGTTTTTACGAAGCTACCGGAACTCTTTGATCGTATTAATTGCAATCCCGACCTCATTAATTACCGCGTTTGCAGTTATGTGGCTGATGGGCTTCACCTTAAACCTGATGACCTTGCTGGCCATGTCGTTAATTATCGGAATCCTGGTGGATGATGCCATCGTAATTCTGGAAAACATTCAGCGACACCTCGATATGGGAAAAGACAAGGAAACCGCGGCATTGGAAGGGCGTATGGAAATTGGATTTTCAGCCATTTCAATTACGCTGGTCGATGTGGTTGTATTCTTACCGATTCTGTTTTTGCAGGTATTTGTAGCCGATATGCTGAAACAATTTTCAATCGTTGTAATAACATCAACACTTACCAGCTTATTGGTGGGTTTTACCTTGGTGCCATGGCTAGCTTCACGAATAGGCAAAAAGGAAGATTTACAACCGACCAACTTCATGAACCGTTTTTTGCTTTGGTTCGAAAAACAATTAACAACATTCATCGATTGGTACGGACGTCAGTTAGAATGGGTTCTTAGCCATAAACTTATTTTTTCCGGAATCGTTATTTTCCTTTTGGTAATGACGGGGGTGATGATGAAACAAGGCATTATCGGAAAAGAAATGATGTCGACCGGAGATCAGGGAAAGTTTCGTTTGAATCTGGAATATGATAAAACTACAACCGTTCAGGAAAACAATATCAGAACGCAACGAGTTGAAAACTTTATCCTTCAGCAACCTGAAGTAGCTACACTTTTCAGCAACATTGCCGGGCCAAGCACAGGTATCGGAAGTTTAGGGGTGGGCTCTGCCAATATCTCGGAATTTACCATTCAGCTAAAACCTGAAAAGGAAAGAGACATCAAAACTGAAGCGTTTATGAAATCGCTTCGCGAAGAGTTGAAAAAGCAATTTACGGGAGTTAACTTTTCAATGGCAGTTTTAGGCTTACTGCCAAAACAGGCGCCCATCAAAATAACCCTGAGCGGAAGCGACCTGAATTTGGTAATGAAAACAGGAAATGAACTGAAAGCGGCTATTGAGAAAATACCAGGCGCCGATAATGTTCAATTGTCGGTAGAAGAAGGAAGCCCTGAATTCAAGGTGATTCCCGACAAAGATAAGATGCAGCGATTGGGATTAACAACTGCCTATGTCGGGTTGAATTTAAGGACAGCCTTTACGGGAAACGATGATGCCACATTAACCGAGAATGGAACAGAATATCCGGTAAGGATATGGCTGGATGATTTTGACCGGAAAAACTTTGAAGACGTGCAGCGTATTTCCATCGTAAACCCAATGAACATTCCCATTGAAGTATCTCAGTTTGCTGAAGTCAGGCAAGACAATTCGCCTTCGTTGCTCGAAAGACTGGACCGGCAACCTTCTGTAACCATTACTTCAGAATCGTTTGGAAGACCTTCAGGAACGCTGGCTGATGAGGCAATCAGCTTTCTGAAAACGCAACCGTTGCCCGAAGGGGTAAAATTAACCTGGGGGGCAGATATCAAAACGCAGAATGAAAGTTTCGGGGCTTTGGCTTCGGTTCTTATCATCTCATTTATACTTATTTACCTGATCATGGTAGCCCTCTATGATAGTTACATTTATCCGTTTGTGGCTCTATTTGCCATACCGATGGCTGCTATTGGTGCATTCCTTGCCTTAAACTTATCGCTAAACCATCTGACTCTGTTTGCACAGTTAGGATTAATCATGCTTATGGGGCTGGTAACAAAAAATGCCATCCTGATTGTAGATTTTACCAACCAGCTAAAAGCCCAGGGCAAATATTATAAAGAAGCATTGATCATTGCAGGGAAAGAGCGTATGCGCCCTATTTTAATGACAACTCTGGCTATGGCAATTGGAATGTTGCCCATTGCATTGGCACGAGGTACAGCCAGCGAGTGGAAAAACGGTTTGGCATGGGTGATCATCGGAGGTTTGTTATCGTCCATGATTTTAACGGTTTATTTAGTCCCGATGGTTTACTATGTTGTAGATCGGATTAAAGAGAAAGTCGCGAATAAAAAACAGAAATAA
- a CDS encoding DUF2141 domain-containing protein — MNKIIIIIQSLLVIVLLSSFSIQKQEPCSLTIEVNELRNSKGTVLFTLYNREDAFPDEHYKKYFKKLTGKIVNGSSSVTFKNLPEGKYAVNILHDENNDGKIKKGIILPKEGIGFSNYESIGFSNRPSFAKASFSVQGDKKIKINIIYL, encoded by the coding sequence ATGAATAAGATAATCATAATCATTCAATCGCTTTTAGTAATCGTACTGCTGTCTTCATTTAGCATTCAAAAGCAGGAACCCTGCTCATTAACAATTGAAGTGAATGAATTACGAAATTCAAAAGGTACAGTGCTCTTCACGTTGTACAACAGAGAGGATGCATTCCCTGATGAGCATTATAAAAAGTATTTCAAAAAACTTACCGGTAAAATAGTAAATGGCTCATCTTCGGTAACATTCAAAAACCTGCCGGAAGGGAAATATGCGGTAAATATCCTACACGATGAGAACAATGACGGGAAAATTAAAAAAGGAATCATCCTACCCAAAGAGGGAATTGGTTTTTCAAATTATGAATCTATTGGTTTTTCAAACCGGCCCTCTTTTGCAAAAGCATCTTTTAGTGTGCAGGGTGACAAAAAGATAAAGATTAATATCATATACCTGTAA
- a CDS encoding TetR/AcrR family transcriptional regulator yields MGSKKLTTEAKIFDAANSIFLLFGYHGTTIQQIATKADVNTAAIHYYFRSKEKLYRNVVESIIDIFLRNRSQIISNSKRFEETRWFFFTELYNNKELFEKTLKELYPDVWDRNLNDIKNWIDNTNTQLPNP; encoded by the coding sequence ATGGGAAGCAAGAAGTTAACTACAGAAGCTAAAATATTTGACGCTGCAAATAGTATCTTTCTGTTATTCGGATACCATGGAACTACAATACAGCAAATTGCGACCAAAGCTGATGTAAATACAGCGGCAATTCACTACTATTTCAGATCAAAAGAAAAGTTATACCGAAATGTCGTCGAAAGCATAATTGACATATTTTTAAGAAATAGATCTCAAATTATTTCAAATAGTAAAAGATTTGAAGAAACCAGATGGTTCTTCTTTACTGAATTATACAATAACAAGGAGCTATTTGAAAAAACACTGAAAGAGTTATATCCGGATGTTTGGGATAGGAATTTAAACGACATAAAGAACTGGATTGATAATACAAACACCCAACTCCCGAACCCTTGA
- a CDS encoding winged helix-turn-helix domain-containing protein has protein sequence MTTDKIGRNARILWVILNNKKGMSLSALLKTSELTESDFSMAIGWLAREYKIAFYKIDEEQMVTLLY, from the coding sequence ATGACAACAGATAAAATCGGTAGAAATGCTCGCATACTTTGGGTGATTCTCAACAATAAAAAAGGAATGTCGCTTTCCGCTTTATTGAAAACTAGTGAATTAACCGAGTCTGACTTTTCAATGGCAATAGGTTGGCTTGCCCGGGAATACAAGATTGCTTTTTATAAAATAGATGAAGAACAAATGGTGACTTTACTCTATTGA
- a CDS encoding glycosyltransferase: MIKDQNAEDIKIFSNGLDIKRANKTANYEFTIIVPVFNEQDNMPALEDKFSAFISESLLNTCVLFVNDGSSDQSLERIIAICAHNEHFFYVSFEKNAGLSAAIKAGIEVSQSKYVGYIDADLQTTPEDFNLLIPYLHNFEMVMGIRANRKDRFVKNLSSKIANGFRRFMTKDGVSDTGCPLKIMRTDYAKRIPLFNGMHRFLPALIQLQNGKVEQVPVRHFPRVAGKSKFNLGNRLVAPFIDCFAYRWMKKRYLNFQIAETNIDRR; encoded by the coding sequence ATGATTAAAGATCAAAATGCTGAAGACATCAAAATCTTCAGTAACGGCCTTGATATAAAAAGAGCAAATAAAACAGCCAATTACGAATTCACGATCATCGTTCCTGTTTTTAACGAGCAGGATAATATGCCCGCACTGGAAGATAAGTTTTCAGCTTTTATTTCAGAATCGTTGCTCAATACTTGTGTGTTGTTTGTAAATGACGGTTCGTCGGACCAAAGTCTCGAACGAATAATTGCAATATGCGCCCACAACGAACATTTCTTCTATGTCAGTTTTGAAAAAAACGCGGGGCTAAGTGCAGCGATAAAAGCCGGAATTGAAGTTTCACAGTCAAAATATGTTGGTTACATCGATGCAGATTTGCAAACTACTCCGGAAGATTTTAATCTGCTGATACCATACTTGCACAACTTTGAAATGGTGATGGGAATTCGGGCTAATCGGAAAGACCGTTTTGTAAAAAATCTGTCATCCAAAATTGCCAATGGATTTCGCCGGTTCATGACCAAGGATGGCGTTTCGGATACTGGATGTCCGTTGAAAATTATGCGAACCGATTACGCCAAACGGATTCCATTATTTAACGGCATGCACCGTTTTTTACCTGCCCTCATACAATTGCAAAATGGCAAAGTCGAACAGGTTCCCGTTCGCCATTTTCCACGCGTTGCCGGAAAATCGAAATTCAATCTGGGCAACAGGCTGGTTGCGCCTTTCATCGACTGCTTTGCCTATCGGTGGATGAAAAAACGGTACCTCAATTTCCAAATTGCAGAAACCAACATTGATAGAAGATGA
- a CDS encoding lipid-A-disaccharide synthase N-terminal domain-containing protein, whose amino-acid sequence MIYVLGFISQVLFFTRTLIQWVLSERAQKVLSPTIYWVLSIVASYLFVIYGWFRNDFAILLGQLISYYIYIWNLDETGVWKRMNRFLRSILVVTPIIAIVFVIQNGHYFIENFFTNEKIPVWLIIFGTLGQILFSLRFVYQWLYSMSKNESLLPIGFWLISLVGSGIIAIYGIIRVDPILILGQSVGFIAYTRNIMLYKKELNNRLHDEPIFNQ is encoded by the coding sequence ATGATATACGTTTTAGGATTCATATCGCAGGTACTTTTCTTTACCCGTACTCTTATTCAATGGGTGTTGTCGGAGCGCGCCCAAAAGGTGCTTTCGCCAACCATTTACTGGGTATTGAGCATTGTTGCCTCTTATCTTTTTGTCATTTATGGGTGGTTTCGCAACGACTTTGCCATCCTTCTCGGACAACTCATTTCGTATTATATCTACATCTGGAACCTGGATGAAACTGGCGTGTGGAAACGAATGAACCGCTTTCTAAGGTCAATTCTCGTCGTTACCCCAATCATTGCAATCGTGTTTGTGATACAAAATGGGCACTATTTTATCGAGAACTTTTTTACCAACGAAAAAATCCCCGTTTGGTTAATCATTTTTGGCACCCTGGGGCAAATTCTGTTTTCGCTGCGTTTTGTTTACCAGTGGCTTTATTCCATGTCTAAAAACGAGTCACTGCTTCCCATCGGCTTTTGGCTAATCAGCCTGGTTGGCTCAGGAATAATTGCCATTTACGGAATCATCCGAGTTGATCCGATACTGATACTGGGGCAATCGGTCGGGTTTATTGCCTATACACGAAACATCATGCTTTACAAAAAAGAACTAAATAACCGATTACATGATGAGCCGATATTTAACCAATAA
- a CDS encoding ArnT family glycosyltransferase, producing the protein MMSRYLTNNTLRYALFFIAVLPAFIFRDFTPDNESRYLSIADEALRNGAVFTFADHGIIYADKPPLYLWVVMFGKWLFGYHNLLFLGLFSYVPALVVLYIMDKWVKNILSERERLVAQLMLLTSGFFVGTAIVLRMDMMMCMFIVLALYTFFKMYIGEGKPRDSWLFPFFVFMAIFTKGPIGIIVPLVSTITFLILKKELRTIGKFWGYKMVLVLLVLCGAWFAGVYAEGGSQYLNDLLFNQTINRAVNSFHHKAPFYYYFGAFWYSLAPWSILIAGILIAGLKKKLAATDLELFFLVIALSTIATLSLFSSKLAVYMLPSIPFFVYLSALWLAKLGSPRWMFLLAGIPAIILILIFPGVIVASQLQKINEVGISPLVFISCFILSGSGILTFRLLRKHELNNAIISLGTGILISVFVVSFAIPRYNKYIGLQEICNQAKETAFEKGGVNYYYCEMTIADNLNAYLGVMPEKLRIVDLYKADSSMKTPAILFTWHKAIERNDSLRVFLKGKKMHQWGGNFYIEIDRKK; encoded by the coding sequence ATGATGAGCCGATATTTAACCAATAATACCTTGAGGTATGCCTTGTTTTTCATAGCTGTTTTACCGGCATTCATCTTTCGCGACTTTACTCCGGATAATGAATCGCGATATTTAAGCATTGCCGACGAAGCCTTGCGTAATGGCGCTGTTTTTACATTTGCCGATCATGGAATCATTTATGCCGACAAGCCCCCACTTTATCTTTGGGTTGTGATGTTCGGCAAATGGCTTTTTGGCTATCACAACCTGTTGTTTTTAGGCCTATTCTCGTATGTACCAGCTTTAGTCGTTCTCTACATAATGGACAAATGGGTGAAAAACATCCTTTCCGAAAGAGAGCGTCTGGTGGCACAACTGATGCTTTTAACGAGCGGTTTTTTTGTTGGCACAGCCATCGTGCTTCGAATGGATATGATGATGTGCATGTTCATTGTTTTAGCACTTTACACGTTTTTCAAAATGTATATTGGGGAAGGAAAGCCCCGGGATTCCTGGTTGTTCCCTTTCTTCGTATTTATGGCCATATTCACTAAAGGACCAATCGGGATTATTGTTCCGCTCGTTTCAACCATCACTTTTCTTATTCTGAAAAAAGAACTCAGAACGATTGGCAAATTTTGGGGGTACAAAATGGTACTGGTTTTATTGGTATTGTGTGGAGCTTGGTTTGCAGGGGTTTATGCCGAAGGTGGCAGCCAATACCTGAATGATCTGCTTTTCAATCAAACGATTAACAGGGCTGTGAATTCGTTCCATCACAAAGCACCTTTTTATTACTATTTTGGAGCATTCTGGTATTCGCTTGCTCCATGGTCGATTCTGATTGCCGGAATTTTGATTGCCGGACTTAAAAAGAAACTGGCTGCAACTGATCTGGAACTTTTCTTCCTGGTGATTGCCCTTTCGACAATTGCGACTTTATCACTCTTTAGCTCCAAACTGGCCGTTTACATGCTTCCTTCTATTCCGTTTTTTGTGTATCTGAGCGCCCTGTGGCTGGCAAAGTTAGGTTCGCCGCGTTGGATGTTTCTACTTGCTGGTATTCCTGCAATAATCCTTATCCTGATTTTTCCGGGAGTAATTGTGGCTTCCCAACTCCAAAAAATCAATGAAGTTGGTATCTCTCCGCTGGTTTTTATTTCCTGTTTTATTTTATCAGGTTCAGGAATTCTGACATTTCGCTTACTGAGAAAGCATGAGCTGAATAATGCAATCATTTCACTTGGAACCGGAATATTGATATCCGTATTCGTCGTTTCATTTGCAATCCCCCGGTATAACAAATATATCGGGCTTCAGGAAATTTGTAATCAGGCAAAAGAAACAGCCTTTGAAAAGGGTGGTGTAAACTACTACTACTGCGAAATGACCATAGCCGACAATCTGAATGCTTACCTGGGAGTTATGCCTGAAAAACTTCGAATAGTTGATTTATATAAGGCAGATTCTTCGATGAAAACACCGGCAATACTTTTTACATGGCACAAGGCTATTGAACGAAATGACTCTCTGAGAGTATTTCTGAAGGGCAAAAAAATGCATCAGTGGGGCGGCAACTTTTACATAGAAATAGACCGAAAGAAATGA
- a CDS encoding NAD-dependent epimerase/dehydratase family protein, translating to MKILITGAAGFIGFHAVKHFAENGDRVVGIDNINNYYNVDLKYDRLKETGICKALIQNHKAVQSVNYPNYRFFKADLLDKEFIDELFKHEHFDVVCNLAAQAAVRYSIENPYVYINSNIIGFLNILEACRFHPVQHLVYASSSSVYGMNTKIPYNESDQVDKPASLYAASKKSNELMAHAYSKLYKIPSTGVRFFTVYGPWGRPDMAPFIFMDSIINQNPIEVFNHGKLSRDFTYIDDIVEGLSVVIDHAPTNEIPYKIYNIGAGKPVQLFDFIAAIEKVTGKTAIKRMVEIQPGDVYQTFADTTELEKDLNYKPQTSIQEGINKLYNWYLNYDKRSRKRLQFN from the coding sequence ATGAAAATATTAATCACAGGCGCTGCAGGCTTTATCGGTTTCCATGCCGTGAAGCATTTTGCGGAAAACGGAGATCGGGTTGTCGGGATTGACAACATCAACAATTATTATAATGTTGACCTAAAATATGACCGGTTGAAAGAAACTGGCATCTGCAAGGCGTTGATACAAAACCACAAAGCGGTTCAAAGTGTAAATTATCCAAATTACCGGTTTTTCAAGGCCGATCTTTTGGATAAAGAATTCATCGACGAACTTTTTAAACACGAACATTTCGATGTGGTTTGCAACCTTGCCGCCCAGGCCGCGGTGAGGTATTCCATTGAAAATCCATACGTTTACATCAATTCAAACATTATTGGGTTCCTGAATATCCTTGAAGCCTGTCGGTTTCATCCGGTACAGCATCTTGTTTATGCCAGTTCGAGCAGCGTTTACGGCATGAATACGAAAATCCCGTACAACGAATCCGACCAGGTTGACAAACCAGCCAGTCTTTATGCCGCCAGCAAAAAGTCGAACGAATTAATGGCGCATGCGTACAGCAAGCTCTATAAAATCCCATCAACCGGAGTCCGTTTTTTTACAGTCTATGGTCCGTGGGGAAGGCCTGATATGGCACCATTTATATTTATGGATTCAATCATAAACCAGAATCCTATTGAGGTATTTAATCACGGAAAGCTTTCGCGTGATTTTACCTACATCGACGATATAGTTGAAGGATTATCGGTAGTCATCGATCACGCCCCGACCAATGAAATTCCTTATAAAATCTACAATATTGGTGCAGGAAAACCGGTTCAACTTTTCGATTTTATTGCTGCCATAGAAAAAGTGACTGGCAAAACTGCCATTAAACGGATGGTAGAGATACAACCCGGCGACGTTTATCAGACCTTCGCCGATACAACAGAACTAGAAAAAGACCTGAACTACAAGCCTCAAACATCTATTCAGGAAGGAATTAACAAGTTGTATAATTGGTATTTAAACTATGACAAGCGGTCCAGAAAAAGACTACAGTTCAATTAG